The following proteins come from a genomic window of Acidimicrobiales bacterium:
- a CDS encoding thiolase family protein, translating into MADDVWILGIHMTKFGKHPELDTVDLAAEAAMGALADGGVAIGDVQVLAAGNLMGGPAGIGQQLQKQIGQTGIPVYNVANACATGATALRTAIMAVKAGEADVGLAVGVEKLAGAGLLGGGGQAKADGDSWTPQGRFGAVAPVDGRIGTDTMPGVFAQVGMEYGHRYGGTSFELFARISEKNHAHSTLNPLAAYTKKMSLEQIMGDVMIAYPNTRPMCSANCDGAAAAVVVSGEKLKTLSLDQRRRAVKVSASILTSDPWTEACQVLPDVNTLTKRAAAQAYEQAGVGPQDLDLVELHDCFATAELVHYDNLGLCEEGGAVDFFESGAPWRDGRLPVNVSGGLQSKGHPIAATGIANVWEVCHHLRNEAGDRQIDGAMVGLAHVIGLGSACGVHILERSAA; encoded by the coding sequence ATGGCTGATGACGTCTGGATCCTGGGGATCCACATGACGAAGTTCGGCAAGCACCCGGAGCTCGACACGGTCGATCTCGCGGCCGAAGCAGCCATGGGGGCTCTGGCCGACGGTGGCGTGGCCATCGGGGACGTGCAGGTGCTCGCCGCCGGCAACCTCATGGGCGGGCCGGCCGGCATCGGCCAGCAGCTGCAGAAGCAGATCGGCCAGACCGGCATCCCCGTCTACAACGTGGCCAACGCCTGTGCGACGGGCGCGACGGCGCTCCGCACGGCGATCATGGCGGTCAAAGCGGGCGAGGCCGATGTGGGCCTCGCGGTCGGTGTCGAGAAGCTCGCCGGCGCCGGCCTGCTCGGCGGCGGCGGTCAGGCGAAGGCCGACGGCGACTCGTGGACGCCCCAGGGCCGGTTCGGGGCGGTCGCGCCGGTGGACGGGCGGATCGGCACCGACACCATGCCGGGCGTGTTCGCCCAGGTCGGCATGGAGTACGGCCACCGCTACGGCGGCACCAGCTTCGAGCTGTTCGCCCGCATCTCCGAGAAGAACCACGCCCACTCCACCCTCAACCCGCTCGCGGCGTACACCAAGAAGATGTCGCTCGAGCAGATCATGGGCGACGTGATGATCGCCTACCCGAACACCCGGCCGATGTGCTCCGCCAACTGCGACGGCGCCGCCGCGGCGGTGGTCGTCTCCGGCGAGAAGCTGAAGACCCTGTCGCTCGACCAGCGGAGGCGCGCGGTGAAGGTCTCGGCGTCGATCCTCACGTCGGATCCCTGGACGGAGGCCTGCCAGGTCCTGCCGGACGTCAACACCCTGACCAAGCGGGCGGCCGCGCAGGCCTACGAGCAGGCCGGAGTCGGGCCCCAGGACCTCGATCTCGTCGAGTTGCACGACTGCTTCGCCACGGCCGAGCTCGTCCACTACGACAACCTCGGGCTGTGCGAGGAGGGTGGTGCCGTCGACTTCTTCGAGTCCGGTGCTCCCTGGCGCGACGGCCGCCTCCCGGTCAACGTGTCCGGTGGACTGCAATCGAAGGGCCACCCCATCGCGGCCACCGGCATCGCCAACGTCTGGGAGGTTTGTCACCACCTTCGGAACGAGGCCGGCGACCGCCAGATCGACGGAGCCATGGTCGGACTGGCCCACGTCATCGGTCTCGGCTCCGCGTGCGGTGTCCACATCCTGGAGAGGTCGGCGGCCTGA
- a CDS encoding OB-fold domain-containing protein, producing the protein MAGKTSGGERGVVPLVDYLVLGDDPHLVANECTSCGARFFGRRNACASCGGEGFAGVRVATEGEVRAFTIVAHAAPGVPVPFVAALVDCAGTSVRGNVVGVEPDPDHVSLGMKVRLTTVPVGVDSAGTEAIAFGFEPLEGN; encoded by the coding sequence ATGGCCGGAAAGACTTCCGGGGGAGAGCGGGGTGTGGTCCCGCTGGTCGACTACCTGGTGCTGGGGGACGATCCGCACCTGGTGGCCAACGAGTGCACGTCGTGCGGCGCCCGGTTCTTCGGCCGGCGCAACGCGTGCGCGTCGTGTGGGGGAGAGGGTTTCGCCGGCGTCCGGGTCGCGACCGAGGGCGAGGTGCGGGCGTTCACGATCGTGGCCCATGCGGCACCAGGGGTACCGGTGCCGTTCGTGGCCGCGCTCGTCGACTGCGCCGGCACCAGCGTGCGAGGGAACGTCGTCGGCGTCGAGCCCGATCCGGACCATGTGTCGCTGGGCATGAAGGTTCGACTCACGACCGTGCCGGTGGGTGTCGACTCGGCCGGGACCGAGGCGATCGCCTTCGGCTTCGAGCCTCTGGAGGGCAACTGA